TTCCGGGTGTGAGGAGTTCTTACCACTTGGAAAGTGTCCGCTTGACGGAAGAAAAGGCCCTCGTCCAGAATTCCGGTTTACATGGAAACCGCGACGAACCTGCTCTTCCGCCTGCCGCAGAAGGAGACCCACCGGGACGGGATTCCCATCCTCCCCGGCGCTCTGCCCCTGGTGGGACATACGCTGTTCAACATCGGCGACACCCTCACGTTCCTGCGCAACGCGGCCAGGAAGGCCGGTCCGCTGTTCTGGACGCGGGGCATCGGCGACAGGCTGACGCTGGTCTGCATGGGAGAGCCCGGCTTCGAGCTGCTCAAGAACCGGGTGACCAGCAGCGAGTTCATCCGCGAGCAGTCGCCGGACTTCGTCGGTGACTCGCTGCTGTCCCGGGATGGCGTGCCCCACCGCAACCTGCGCTCGGCCATGAGCGGGCCCTTCACGCCCCGGGGCCTGACGTCCAGTGGGGCCGCGGCCATCTCCGCCGAGGTCGTCGAGGCCTGCGTGGCCGGTCTTCCCTCGCAGGGCGCCTTCTCCCTGCTCTCCCACACCCAGAGGCTCGCGCTCGACGTCATCTTCCGCGTCATGGGCATCGACCGGAGCGAGCTGGGGGCCTGGAACGAGAACTACCGCGAGTTCATCCTCGGGGCCCTGCCCTTCAAGATGGATCTGCCCTTCTCGCCGGCCCGGCGCGCCCGGAAGGGACGGATCTGGCTCGATTCCCGCTTCTCCAAGCTGATCACCGCGGCGCGGGGAAGGCCGGACATGCCGGGCACGCTCTCGGCGCTGCTGGCGGCGCGTGATGAGGAAGGGAAGGCGCTTGGGGATGAGGATCTCATCCAGAACCTGCGCCTGCTGGCCCTGGCGGGCCACGAGACGTCCGCGTCGGTGATGGCGTGGCTGGGCATCGTGCTCGCCCAGCGGCCCGACCTCTGGGAGAAGCTGCGGGAGGAGTCGGTGGCGGCGCCGGGCCTGCCCCGCTCGCCCGAGGATCTCAAGCGTCATCCCTTCGCGGAGGCGATCTTCCGCGAGGTGCTGCGGCTGTATCCGCCCGTGTCGTTGACGGCGCGCCAGGCCAACGAAGACCTGGAGCTCTACGGCAAGCGGGTGCCGCGCGGCACGATGATCACCATCCCCATTGGCACCTACGGCTACGACCCGGCGCTCTTCCCCGAGCCGGAGCGGTTCGATCCCTCGCGCTGGCTGGGGAGGCGCTCGCCCCCGTCGGCCATCGACATCGCGACGTTCGGAGGCGGCCCCCACTTCTGCCTGGGCTACCACCTGGCCTGGATGGAGGTGGTGCAGTTCGCCACGGCGTTCGCTCGGGAGATGGCGCGCCGGGGACTGAGGCCCCAGCTCGCTCCGGGAACGGCTCCTCCCAAGCTGCGGTATCTCCCCTTCGGGCAGCCTCCGAAGAAGACGCACATCGAGATGGTCCGGGCCTGACGTCCGCCGACCCTCACCCCGCCCCTCTCCCAGAGGGAGAGGGAGGTCAGCGGTCGCGCGCCACCTTGAACCTGGCGGTCAGCACCGTGAGGCTGTCCGCCACGTTCTGGAGATCCTGCGCGATGCGCGTGGTGCGACCCGTCGCGTCCACGCCCTGCTTCACCAGCTCCGCCACGTTGCGCGCCCCCTGCACCGCCTGCTCGCTGGACTGACGCTGCTGCCGCGTCGCGATGGTGATCTGCCGCGCCGCCTCGCTCGTGCCGCGCGCCAGCTCGACGATGCGCTGGAACACCGCCGAGGCCTGCTCCGCCACCTCCACGCCGCGGTCGCTCGTGGCCATGCCCACGCGCGCCTTGGTGGCCGCCTCGTTGCCCGAGTCCTGCACCTTCTCCACGATGCGCGCGATGTCCCGCGCCGAGGCCGACACGTTCTCCGCCAGCTTGCGCATCTCCGCCGCCACCAGCGAGAAGCCCCGCCCCACCTCGCCCGCCTTCGTGCCCTCCAGCGCCGCGTTCAGCGCCAGCAGGTCCGAACGCTCCGCCACCTGGTTGATGACCTGGGCGATCTTCGACACCTGTTGCAGATCCTGGTTGAGGCCCACGATGGCGTCCGCCACGCCCTTGGACTCCATGCGGATGTCGTTGATGCCCGCCACCACCTGCGCCACCACCGCCATCGCCTCGGCCACCGCCTCGTGCGTGCGCCGCGCGCTGGACTCCACCACCTCGGTGGAGCTGGAGATCTGTTCCGCCGTGCGGCTCAGCTCCTCGAAGGTCGCGGCGATCTGCTGCGCGTACGCCGCCTGCTGGCTGATGACGTGCTCCTGATCCGCGGACGCTCCCGTCAGCCCCCGCGAGGCGCTGGAGAGCTGCTCCAGCCGCGCCAGCAGCTCCGTCACCGTGCCGCGCAGCGTGCCCAGCATCTCGTTGAAGGAGTGCGCCATCAGCCGCACCTCTCCCGCCGAGGCCACGTCCACCTCGCTGAGGGACACGTCGCCCTGCGCCACCTCGTGCGCCGCCTGTGTCATGCGCGTCACCGGCTCGGCGATGGCCCGCCCGATGAAGAACGCGATGAACAGGCCCACCACCGTGGCCCCCAGGTACGCCATGAAGCTCGGCATACGCGTGGCGCCCGCCTCCGCCCTCACCTTGGCGGCGTCCATGCCCACCGCGTAGACACGGCCATCCGGCAGGGAGCAGTACGCCACCGGCGCATCCTGCAGATCCATCGTCTCGCAGCCCGGGCCTGCCTTCAACGCGCGCTTGAGCCCCTGCGGGACGGGGCCGCGATCGAACATCACCGTGCCATCGCTCGCCAGCAACGCCTGGAAGGACACGGAGCCCGACTGCTCCACCCGGTCGAAGATGCGCGTGAGCTGCTTCATCTCCCACGTCTCCGCGCTCTGGGCCCCCGAGGACGCCTTCGACATGGGCTCGCCCTGCTCCATCAGGAGCGCGATCCCATCCGAGGCGAGCATCCCCACGGCCTTCGCGCGATCCTCGAGTTTCCCCAGCCCGACTTCCTCCTGCTGCTTCGGGAAGTAGACGCTGCTGAACAGGGCCAGGGCGAGGCTGGGAACCAGCACCGCGAACGCCACCTGCCAGCGCAAACTGAGCCGACCCCACATGCTCGGGCTCTCTCCTGTATCGATCGGGAAAAGCGCCCCCGGTTGTCGCGGGCGCGCCAGGGTGTGACCCTAGGCGTCCCGTGTGCGGAGCGTCAAACCCCCGCCCCCTGGCCGCTCGCGGAGGAGCAGGCGGGGAGACAGGCTCCTCCACCGGCTTTCCACTGTCATGTCCAGGGGTTGGATCTCCGGGCTTCCCCATTGACACGGCCCCCTTGTGTCCCTAGGGTCCGCCGCGAAATGGATCCCACGACCAACCCCCTCGCCTCCTACCTGCCGCTGGCCGTCGTGCTGCTGCTGGCGGGCGTGCTGGCGCTCGTCATCGTGCAGCTGGCCTCCATGCTGGGCCCCAGGCGTCCGAGCTCCATCAAGTCCACGGCCTTCGAGGCCGGCTCCGAGAGCAGCGGTCCCGCGCGCCAGCGCTTCGCGGTGAAGTTCTACGTGGTGGCCCTCCTCTTCATCGTGTTCGACGTCGAGGCGGTGTTCCTGTACCCCTGGGCGGTGAACTTCCAGGCGCTCGGCTGGTTCGGCTACGTGGAGATGCTGGTTTTCGCGGCGACCCTCGTGGTGGGCCTTATCTATATCTGGAAGAAGGGTGCTCTCGAGTGGGAGCACTGAGAAACGACCATGGCTGAATCCGATATCGCCCCCGTACTGACCACCCGCCGCGATGACGCGATGGGCTTCTTCGAGCGGATGGTCTCCAAGGGCCTGGGCTGGGCGCGCAAGTACTCGCTCTTCACCTACCCGTTCGCCACCGCGTGCTGCGGCATGGAATTCATGTCCGTGTCCGCGGCCCGCCACGACATCGCCCGCTTCGGCGCCGAGTTCCCCCGGTTCTCTCCGCGCCAGGCCGACATGCTGATGGTGATCGGCACCATCAACCTCAAGCAGGCCCCCATCCTCAAGCGCGTCTACGAGCAGATGTGCGAGCCCAAGTGGGTCGTCGCCTTCGGCGTGTGCGCCTCGTCCGGTGGCTTCTACGACAACTACGCGGTGCTACAGGGCATCGACCGCGTCATCCCGGTGGACGTCTACATCCCCGGCTGCCCGCCGCGCCCCGAGCAGGTGCTCGACGGTCTCAAGCTGCTGCAGGACAAGATCGGCAACCAGACGCACAAGGCCGGTCACCGCGCTCCGGCCCCGCACGATCTGCTGGCCGGCCAGTACAACCTCACCAAGTAGGCAGCCGCGCACCGCTGGTGCCGGCCCCGGGCCCCGCGAACCTCCTCGGAGGTGGCGGGGCCCTCGCTTTTGCACCGGATGTGCACACACCCGGGGGTACGTGCGAGGATGCGCGTACACCCCCAACACGGCCGAGACCGAGTGGACGAGTCCAGGCAGAGACGCGCTTCGCTCTCCGAGTTCCTGAGGGAGCCGGTGGGCAAGGCCATCGAGGCCGAACGGCGGCACAACGCCGAGCGGCTGGCGCTGGTGCGCCTGCTGGGCGTGTCCGCCATCCTGGCCATCTCCACGTACCAGGCGCGGGTGCAGGGACTGGCGGACTGGGAGGTGTACCTCGTCCCCATGGGGGCCTACTGGCTGTGCACCGTGGCCACACTGGTGGGTGTGCTGCGCTCGGCGCTCGTGGCGAGCTGGGCCGGACTGTCCCTGGCGGTGGTGGACGCGCCGGCCATCTACTGGCTGCAGCACCTGGCCATCCCCGTCTCCCCTTCTCCCGGAGGCGTGGCCGGCTTCACCCTGGGTATCTACACCGCGCTCATCGTCATCTCCGCCCTGTCGCTGCGCCGCACGGTGACGTTCACCGTGACGGGCGTGGCGGCCCTGGCCGAGTGGTATCTGCAGGCCGAGGCCTCCATCGGCGTGGGCGCGCGCCTGGTGGGGGCGGTGGTGCTGATGATGACGGCGGGTGCCGCGAACTACCTCTTCCACCGCATCCGCATGCTCGTCTCCGAGCTGACGCACGAGGAGCTCCAGCGCGCCCAGCTCGGCCGCTACTTCTCCCCCGCGGTGGCCGAGCGCCTGCAGGACCTGGCCTCGCCGGTGTCCACCCCCGAGCTGCGCGAAGTGACAATCCTCTTCGCGGACCTGCGGGACTTCACCGCGCTCAGCGAGCGGCTGTCTCCCGAGGCGGTGGTGGCCATCCTCAACGAGTACTACGGCCGCATGGTGGAGGTGGTGTTCCGCCACGGTGGCACGCTCGACAAGTTCATCGGGGACGCACTCATGGTGTACTTCGGCGCCCCCCTGCCCGAGCCGGAGCACGCCCGGCGGGCCGTGGAGTGCGCGCTGGAGATGATGCGCGAGCTGGAGGCGGTGAACGGCGAGCGGCTCGCCCGGGGGGAGCCCGGCCTGCGCATGGGGGTGGGCCTGCACACCGGCCGCGTGGTGCTCGGCAACATCGGCTCCACCGCCCGCCGCCTCGAGTACACCGCCATCGGCGACACGGTGAACCTGGCCAGCCGCATCGAGCAGCTCACCAAGCGGCTCGGGACGCCCGTGCTCGTCTCCCGCAGCACCCGGGACCAGGCGGGCGAGGGCTTCCAGTGGCAGGAGCTGCCCCCCACCCCCGTGGCCGGCAAGAGCGAGCCCGTCTCCACCTTCATTCCCGGGCCCACGCGCGCCCGGGGAGGCAGCGGGGCGGCGGCCTGAAATGCCCGTTCCGGCCCACCGGGGCTTCTGCCTCGCGTAAGTAGCGGGGATGGCTGAGGGATTACGTTGACGCCCCCCGGGGGTCATCCTTATAACGCGCCGGATTCCATAGCCAGCATTGGGGCCCCCTTGAGCACTTTCGCACTGGACAGGGTCACCGCCCAGTTCCCAGAGGCGGTGGCGGAGCGCTACCTCGACCGCACTGGCGGCGCCTGGGCCGTCATCCACGCCGAGCACCTGCCGAAGGTCGCCGCGTTCCTGAAGAACGAGCTCGACTTCAAGCTCTTCACCTCGATCGACGCGGTGGATCGTCTCCACCTCGCGGAGAATGATCCGCGCTTCGAGGTCGTCTACTTCATCTACTCGCTGTCGCGTCACGAGCACGTGCGCCTGAAGGTGCGCGTGAGCGAGGCCAACCCGGAGCTGCCCTCCATCACGCCCATCTTCAAGGGCGCCAACTGGTGGGAGCGCTTCGTCTGGGACTTCTACGGCATCCGTTTCACGGGACACCCGGACCTGCGCCGCGTGTTGCTGTACGAGGAGTTCCAGGGCCATCCGCTCCGCAAGGACTACGCGATGCGCGACCGTCAGCCGCTCATCCCCGAGCGCCCCATCAAGGACATCTTCCGCGGCCCCGGCACCAGCGGCGTCTCCTGATCGCCCGCCCCCACCGGCAGCCCCCCAGAGGACATCATGGCGGACACCCACAAGCCCGCGTCACCCCCCAGTCCCGAAGCGCCCAACCCGGACATCGACGCCTACGCCCACGAGGCGGAGCTGGAGACCCACCTCCAGACCAAGCGGATGTACGTGAACATGGGCCCCTCGCACCCCGCCATGCACGGCACGGTGCGCATGAAGGTGGAGCTCGAGGGCGAGAACATCGCCGAGTCCGATTGCGAGATCGGCTTCCTCCACCGCGGCTTCCAGAAGAGCTGCGAGAACGTCACCTGGACCCAGTGCCTGCCGTACACGGACCGGTTGAACTACGTGTCCGCGATGATGAACAACTTCGGCTTCCTCAACGCCGTAGAGAAGCTCATCGGCCTGGAGATTCCGGAGCGCGCCCAGTACATCCGCGTCATCGGGTCCGAGCTGCACCGCATCCATGATCACCTGACGTGCGTGGGCGCCACGGGCATGGAGCTGGGCGGCTTCGCCCCGTTCCTCTTCGCCGTCGAGGCGCGCGAGCTCATCATGGACCGCGTCGCCGAGCTGACGGGCGCGCGGCTCACCACCAACTTCGGCCGCATCGGCGGAATGAACCGCGATCTGCCCGAGGGGTGGATCGAGAAGGTCCACAAGACGCTGGACAAGGTCATGGAGCTGGTCACGGAGATCGACGGGCTGCTCACGCGCAACCGCATCTTCGTGGATCGCACCAAGGACACGGGCGTCATCAGCGCCGAGGACGCCATCGACTACGGCTGGACGGGCCCCTGCCTGCGCGCCTGCGGCATCAACTACGACATCCGCAAGGCCAAGCCGTACTGGGTGTACGACCGCTTCGACTTCGACATCCCCATCGGCGAGAGGGGCGACAACTTCGATCGCTACCTGATGCGCATCGAGGAGATGAAGCAGTCCGAGCGCATCCTGCGCCAGGCGCTGAAGACGATTCCGGGCGGCCCCATCATCCTGGACGACTGGCGCATCGCGCTGCCGCCCAAGCCCGAGGTGTACGGCACCATCGAGGGCGTCATCTCGCACTTCAAGCTGGTGATGGAGGGCATCCAGGTGCCCGCCGGCGAGGTGTACGACGCCACCGAGGCCGCCAACGGCGAGCTGGGCTGGTACATGGTGAGCGACGGAGGCGGCCGGCCGTACAAGGTCCACGTGCGCGCGCCGGGCTACCCCATCCTGTCCGCCGTGCCCTCCATCATCAAGGGCAAGATGCTGGCGGACCTCATTCCCACCTTTGACACGATCAACATGATCGGCGGCGAGGTCGAGCAGTGAGCGACAACGACACCAAGAAGCCCACCGGAGACTCGCAGACGCCCCCCAAGGGCGCGCCCTCCGAGACCCGCGAGGCGCCCGGCTCCACGCCGAAGCACCCGCCCGCGGGCGCGAAGCTGGATACGCCTCCGGCCGCGCACAGCGCCCCCACGGCGCCTCCGCCGCCCCCGGCCGCCAAGCCGGCCGGCCCTCCCCCGCCGAAGAACCCGGGCTTCGTCACCTGCACCATCGACGGCAAGGAAGTCGTGGTGAAGCCGGGGACGAACATGATCGAGGCGGCCCGCATGGTCGGCTCGGACATCCCCTACTTCTGCTACCACCCGCGCCTGTCCATCGCGGCCAACTGCCGCATGTGCATGGTGGAGGCCTCCAACGCCCCCAAGCTGGTGCCCGCCTGCCAGACGCCCATCGCCGAGGGTCAGGTCATCAAGACCACCACCCCCAAGGTGAAGGAGCAGCAGCGCGCCGTCATGGAGTTCCTGCTCCTCAACCACCCGGTCGACTGCTCCATCTGCGACCAGGCCGGTGAGTGCAAGCTGCAGGACTACTACATGCGCTACGACTACCGCCCCTCCCGGCTCGAGGGCGGCAAGGCGCTGAAGAACAAGCGCAAGGTCCTGGGGCCCCGCGTGGTGCTGGACCAGGAGCGCTGCATCATCTGCAGCCGCTGCGTGCGCTTCATGAACGAGATTCCGAAGGAGCCGCAGCTCGGCATCTTCGGCCGTGGCAGCCACGAGGTCATCGACACGTTCCCGGGCAGCGAGCTCAACAGCAACTACTCGCTCAACACCGTGGACATCTGCCCCGTGGGCGCGCTGCTCAGCCGCGACTTCCGCTTCCGCGCTCGCGCCTGGTTCCTGTCCGCCGCTCCGTCCGTGTGCACCGGCTGCTCGCGCGGCTGCAACACCTACGCGGACTTCATGGGCCAGGACACCTACCGCTACCGCCCGCGCGAGAACGAGGCCGTCAACAAGAGCTGGATGTGCGACCACGGTCGCTCGACCTACAAGTACCTCAACACCGGCCGCGTGCTGAGCGCGGTGGTGGGCCGCCAGCAGGGTACCGGCACCGCCCGTCCGGAGGTCGCGCGCAAGGAGGCCATCAAGGCCGCCGCCAAGGCGCTCGCCGACGTGAAGGGCAAGGTGGCGGTGCTCGCCTCGCCGGTCGCCTCCAACGAGGACCTGCTCGCCTCGCTCACCTTCGCCAAGGTGTCGCTGGGCGCCAAGGAAGTGTTCGTCGGTGGCCGCCCGCAGGGCGAGGCCGACCACTACCTCCTCACGGCGGACCGCAACCCCAACCGCAAGGGCCTGGAGCTGATCGCCCAGGGCCTGGGGCTGACGGTCAAGCCGTTCGACGAGCTGGTGAAGGGCATCGACGCGGGCCGGGTGAAGTCGCTCTACGCCGTGGGCACCGAGGTGCCGGTGGGCGAGGAGTCCTTCGCGCAGGCCGCGGCGAAGCTGGACGTCTTCGTGGCGCAGGCGATGAACGAGTCGCCCGTGACCGCGCAGGCCACCGTGCTGCTGCCGGCCGCCGTGCACGTGGAGCACGATGGCACCTTCGTGCAGGTGGACGGCCTCATCCAGCGCTTCCGCAAGGCCTACCCCTCCAAGGGTGACGCCGCGGCGCACTGGGCGCTGGCGGCGGAGCTCACCCGCGAGATGGGTGGCACCGCGGCCTGGACGTCCTCGCGCGACGTGTTCCGCGAGCTGGGCAAGCAGGTTTCCGAGTTCGCCTCCTTCGACTGGGACAAGGCCTCGCCGCCCGACCGGGAGAAGCCGGGCATCAATCCGCTGCCGACCGCCGCCGACGGCAGGCCTCCTGGGTATCGTGAGTTCGGCGCTCCCAGGGTCCGGGGTCTCTGACAATGAAGCGCGTCACCACCATTCTCTTCTGGTTCGGCGTCATGTTCGGCGCCTTCGCCGTGCACATGCTCCTGGCGTACGTGCTGGGTGGCGTGGTCGAGGGCGTCTTCCCGGGCGCCAGCCGGCTCACGAACATGCTCATCCTGATGCTGGCCTTCGTCATGGGCACGGCATCCCTGCTCACGGTGGCCGAGCGCAAGTGGAGCTCGCTGATGCAGAACCGCATCGGCCCCAACCGCGCGCGCATCCACCTGCCGGGCTTGAAGGACAAGGCGCTGGTCGGCATCCCGCACTTCCTGGCCGACGGCGCGAAGATGCTCTTCAAGGAGGACTTCATCCCGGCCACGGCCAACAAGCTCCTCTACAACCTGGGGCCCATGCTGGCCTTCGCGCCGGTGTTCGCCCTGTTCGCGGTGGTGCCCGCCGGCCCCACGGTGAAGGTATTCGACCACACCGTCGACATGGTGGTGGCCACCCCGGACTTCGGCCTGCTCTACGTGTTCGCCATCGCCTCGCTGGCGGTGTACGGCACCTCGCTGGCCGGCTGGTCCTCCAACAACAAGTTCGCCCTGCTCGGTGGCGTCCGCGCCGCCTCGCAGATGATCTCCTACGAGGTCGCGCTGGGCCTGTCCCTGGTGGGCCTGATGATGGCCTTCTCCACGGTGCAGCTGCCCTCCTTCGTGGGCCACGTGACCAATGAGCTGGGCTCGGGCGCCGCCGCCAGCGGCCAGGCCGCCTACCTGTGGCGCTTCACCCCCGAGGGCTCCACCTTCGACTTCGGCATCCCCGCGTGGGGCTTCCTGCTGCAGCCGCTGGGCTTCTTCCTCTTCTTCGCCGCCGCCTTCGCGGAGACCAAGCGCGCCCCCTTCGACACGCCCGAGGGTGAGTCGGAGATCATCGGTTACTTCGTCGAATACTCGGGCATGAAGTTCGGCCTGTTCATGATCTCCGAGTTCGTGGAGATCGTGGTCCTGTCGGGCCTCATCGTCGTCCTCTTCTTCGGCGGCTACCACCTGCCCTTCGGCGGCGAGTGGCTGTCCAACCTGGCGGTGATGAAGGAGTACGGGTGGCTGTACGGCGCCGTGCTCGGCACCGTGTTCTGGGCGAAGGTGATGTTCTTCGTGTGGCTGCAGCTGGCCATCCGCTGGACGTTCCTGCGCTTCCGCTACGACCAGATCCAGACCCTGGGCTGGAAGATCCTCCTGCCCGCCGGCCTCATCAACGTGTTCGCCACGGGCGCGCTCGTGCTGTGGGATCCCTCCCTGCGCGCGCTGGCCCTCTTCGGCCTGCTGCAGATCGGCGTCCTGGTGGCCCTGACGATGTCCTCCGCCAAGAAGGAGGAGGGCACCGAGGGCCATGGTCACGGTGGCCACGGGGCCCACGGACACGGTCACGACGACGCGCATGGCCACGGCCTGCCCGCCCACGCGCATGCCGCCCATGCCGCGGACTCCCATCCCGCCGGTGCGCACTCCGGTGCCACCGCGGCCTCGCACTAGTTCGAGCTGAGAGAAAGACACCATGGCTTACAAGGCAACCCAGGATCCCCGCACCGACATCCGCGAGCGGTCCTACCTGCCCGAGCTGATCCGCGGTCTGGCCATCACCACCCGGCACTTCCTGCGCAACCTCTTCGGGACGCGGGAGGTGGGCACCCCGTTCGAGGATCGCAAGAGCACCAGCCTCATCACCACGGTGCAGTACCCCGAGGAGAAGATGCCGTACCCCGACGGGTACCGCGGTCTCCACCGGCTGGTACCGCGCGACGACGGCAAGCCGCGCTGCGTGGCGTGCTACATGTGCGCCACCATCTGCCCGGCCCAGTGCATCTACATCGAGGCCGGTGAGTACGAGACGGACTCGGCCGACGCGAGCTCGCGGGTCATCGAGAAGTACCCGACCCAGTTCGTCATCGACGAGCTGCGCTGCATCGTGTGCGGCCTGTGCGTGGACGCGTGCCCCAAGGACGCCATCCGCATGGACACGTACACGCACACTCCGGCGGAGTACAACCGGCAGGGCTTCGTCTACGACATCCCCAAGCTGCTCAAGGGCCCGGCCGTCTCCCACCCGTCCGACCCCTGGAACAAGCGCACGGGCTCGGAGCGTCCGGAGCACACGCACAAGGAGGCCCACACCCGCATCGGCGAGGGCCACGAGGAGCACCACGCCCACGCGCAGCTCCCCGCGGGCCACCACGGCCACGGCGAGCACGCCCCCTCGGGCAGCCGCACCGTCGTCTCCAACGACGGCCCGGTGCCCGTGACGAAGTTCCTCAAGTAGCACGCCCGGCGGCTCCCGCCGGCTCCCGGCCCGCCCTCCCCGCTCCTCGCGGTGGACGGCGGGCCGGTGTCGTTTCGGGGGGCGTGCGAGGGAGCGTGGACTCTGGAGTGATGCGGCCCTTTCCAGCACCTCGCGAAGTCCCGTAGGGTGGGCGGTGCATGAAGCGCTACCGCCTCTCCGTGTGCAAGGGCTCGAGCTGCAAGGCCGGCGGCTCCGATACCGTGGCCGCGGCCGCTCGCGACGAGCTGTCCACACGGCGTCTGCAGGCGCGCTGCGAGCTGTACCGCGGTGGTTGCTACGGCTTCTGTCACATGGGGCCCAACGTCGTCATCCGCGAGGAGACGGGGCGCAAGCGAGATCCACTCTCCCCCGAGGACTACCAGCTCATGGGCTGGGAGGGCGAGGCGTACTACTCGCACATGACGCCGGAGAAGATGCGGCGCGTGGTGGCCGAGCACATCGAGCAGGACAAGCCCGTCGTCGAGCTCTTCGGCCACCCGGACGAAGCCGACGACTGAGCTCCACACGGAGCCCGCCTCCCGGGCGCGCTCCGCGCGAACTGGTCTGACTGTCAGACCAGTTGGCGAAAAGCGCGCCCGGCGGGTCCTCCCTCAGTTGCCCTCGAGCGCGAACACGCCGTCCCAGTCCTCCGGCGGCGCCGCCTGGGCGAACTTGCGGCAGCGCTCGGCGTACAGGCCCGCCACCGAGTCCTGGAACTCCTCCACGCCTCGCGTGAAGAGCGCCAGCGCCTCGTCGAAGCGCCGCTGGTGGTACGCGATGAGCGCCTGCTCGTAGAGCGCGAGCCTCTCCTGCCCCTGTGGGTTGATCTCCCCCTTGCGACCCACCAGCTCGTGGATGCGGAGCGGCTCGGCGCGGCCCTTCATGCGCAGCCGGTCCACCTCGCGGAAGACGTAGGCGTCCTGCGCCAGCCGCGCCACCGCGTCCCCCACCAGCACGAAGGAGCCGTATTCGCGATTGAGGCTCTCCAGGAACATGGAGAGCTTCACGGACCCGCCCATGACGGAGTACCGGGCCTCGAGGTCGCTTCCCATGCCGCCCACCAGCACCTCGCCGCTGTCGATGCCGATGCGGCACCGCAGCGAGTGGCCATACGTCTTCTCCCAATACGCCTGGCGCTCCTGCAGCACCGCGTTCACCTTCAGCGCGGCCTCGCAGGCGTGG
This is a stretch of genomic DNA from Archangium violaceum. It encodes these proteins:
- a CDS encoding NuoI/complex I 23 kDa subunit family protein yields the protein MAYKATQDPRTDIRERSYLPELIRGLAITTRHFLRNLFGTREVGTPFEDRKSTSLITTVQYPEEKMPYPDGYRGLHRLVPRDDGKPRCVACYMCATICPAQCIYIEAGEYETDSADASSRVIEKYPTQFVIDELRCIVCGLCVDACPKDAIRMDTYTHTPAEYNRQGFVYDIPKLLKGPAVSHPSDPWNKRTGSERPEHTHKEAHTRIGEGHEEHHAHAQLPAGHHGHGEHAPSGSRTVVSNDGPVPVTKFLK
- a CDS encoding (2Fe-2S) ferredoxin domain-containing protein codes for the protein MKRYRLSVCKGSSCKAGGSDTVAAAARDELSTRRLQARCELYRGGCYGFCHMGPNVVIREETGRKRDPLSPEDYQLMGWEGEAYYSHMTPEKMRRVVAEHIEQDKPVVELFGHPDEADD
- a CDS encoding complex I subunit 1/NuoH family protein, with product MKRVTTILFWFGVMFGAFAVHMLLAYVLGGVVEGVFPGASRLTNMLILMLAFVMGTASLLTVAERKWSSLMQNRIGPNRARIHLPGLKDKALVGIPHFLADGAKMLFKEDFIPATANKLLYNLGPMLAFAPVFALFAVVPAGPTVKVFDHTVDMVVATPDFGLLYVFAIASLAVYGTSLAGWSSNNKFALLGGVRAASQMISYEVALGLSLVGLMMAFSTVQLPSFVGHVTNELGSGAAASGQAAYLWRFTPEGSTFDFGIPAWGFLLQPLGFFLFFAAAFAETKRAPFDTPEGESEIIGYFVEYSGMKFGLFMISEFVEIVVLSGLIVVLFFGGYHLPFGGEWLSNLAVMKEYGWLYGAVLGTVFWAKVMFFVWLQLAIRWTFLRFRYDQIQTLGWKILLPAGLINVFATGALVLWDPSLRALALFGLLQIGVLVALTMSSAKKEEGTEGHGHGGHGAHGHGHDDAHGHGLPAHAHAAHAADSHPAGAHSGATAASH
- a CDS encoding 2Fe-2S iron-sulfur cluster-binding protein, with amino-acid sequence MSDNDTKKPTGDSQTPPKGAPSETREAPGSTPKHPPAGAKLDTPPAAHSAPTAPPPPPAAKPAGPPPPKNPGFVTCTIDGKEVVVKPGTNMIEAARMVGSDIPYFCYHPRLSIAANCRMCMVEASNAPKLVPACQTPIAEGQVIKTTTPKVKEQQRAVMEFLLLNHPVDCSICDQAGECKLQDYYMRYDYRPSRLEGGKALKNKRKVLGPRVVLDQERCIICSRCVRFMNEIPKEPQLGIFGRGSHEVIDTFPGSELNSNYSLNTVDICPVGALLSRDFRFRARAWFLSAAPSVCTGCSRGCNTYADFMGQDTYRYRPRENEAVNKSWMCDHGRSTYKYLNTGRVLSAVVGRQQGTGTARPEVARKEAIKAAAKALADVKGKVAVLASPVASNEDLLASLTFAKVSLGAKEVFVGGRPQGEADHYLLTADRNPNRKGLELIAQGLGLTVKPFDELVKGIDAGRVKSLYAVGTEVPVGEESFAQAAAKLDVFVAQAMNESPVTAQATVLLPAAVHVEHDGTFVQVDGLIQRFRKAYPSKGDAAAHWALAAELTREMGGTAAWTSSRDVFRELGKQVSEFASFDWDKASPPDREKPGINPLPTAADGRPPGYREFGAPRVRGL